In one window of Dyella thiooxydans DNA:
- a CDS encoding LysR family transcriptional regulator: MANDDPDWNLQRSFLAVMHEGSLSAAARALGMTQPSLGRHIRALEARLGVSLFTRSPQGLTPTDMAHELLPHAQAMASASAAMRRTASAAPGELRGTVRISASEVVGGEVLPAMLADFRQRHPGVVIELVLSNAAADLLRKDVDLAVRMVQPTQQALVARKVGTIGLGLYAHRRYLKAHGTPQRVEQLAEHALIGFDHEPPYARAMRPAGLTAYTREQFALRTDSDLAALAALRAGFGIGFCQVPLAARDRALVAVLPAAIALTLPTWLVMHEDLRRSQRHRAVFDFLAEAMARYATGNQ, from the coding sequence ATGGCCAACGACGATCCCGACTGGAACCTGCAGCGCTCCTTCCTCGCGGTGATGCACGAGGGCAGCCTGTCCGCTGCCGCCCGCGCCCTGGGCATGACCCAGCCGAGCCTGGGCCGGCACATCCGCGCACTGGAGGCACGCCTCGGCGTGAGTTTGTTCACCCGCTCGCCACAGGGGCTCACGCCCACCGATATGGCGCACGAGCTGCTGCCGCATGCGCAGGCGATGGCGTCCGCTTCGGCGGCGATGCGGCGCACGGCCAGTGCGGCACCCGGCGAGCTGCGCGGCACCGTGCGGATCAGCGCCAGCGAGGTGGTCGGCGGCGAGGTGCTGCCGGCGATGCTGGCGGACTTCCGCCAGCGCCATCCCGGCGTGGTGATCGAGCTGGTGCTGTCCAACGCCGCCGCCGACCTGCTGCGCAAGGATGTGGACCTCGCCGTGCGCATGGTGCAGCCCACCCAGCAGGCGCTGGTGGCACGCAAGGTCGGCACGATCGGGCTGGGACTGTATGCGCACCGCCGCTACCTGAAGGCGCACGGCACGCCGCAGCGGGTCGAGCAACTGGCCGAGCACGCGCTGATCGGTTTCGACCATGAACCGCCCTATGCCCGCGCCATGCGTCCGGCCGGGCTCACCGCGTACACGCGCGAGCAGTTCGCGCTGCGCACCGACAGCGACCTCGCCGCCCTGGCCGCACTGCGCGCGGGCTTCGGCATCGGCTTCTGCCAGGTGCCGCTGGCCGCGCGCGATCGCGCCCTGGTGGCCGTGTTGCCGGCGGCGATCGCGCTCACCCTGCCGACCTGGCTGGTGATGCACGAAGACCTGCGGCGCAGCCAGCGCCATCGCGCCGTGTTCGACTTCCTCGCCGAAGCCATGGCGCGCTACGCCACCGGGAACCAGTGA
- a CDS encoding RNA polymerase sigma factor: MTETSADPRSDDRALVQAVLANAPGAFARLVREYQGLCWHIIQRMVRNPEDARELCQDTFLKVHQHLHQYRHESALKSWIGRVAYTVALRHLERKRIAIVDNVTGEDGDLSLLDSIGDGRDLEADCADEEMHGHLLAAIDTLPPLPRTVLTLYHLDELSIPEIAQVTGLAAGTIKSHLFRTRLKLRETLETRLGVPS; encoded by the coding sequence ATGACCGAAACCTCCGCCGACCCGCGCAGCGACGACCGCGCCCTGGTGCAAGCCGTGCTGGCCAACGCGCCGGGGGCCTTTGCGCGCCTGGTGCGCGAGTACCAGGGCCTGTGCTGGCACATCATCCAGCGCATGGTGCGCAACCCGGAGGACGCCCGCGAGCTGTGCCAGGACACCTTCCTCAAGGTGCACCAGCACCTGCACCAGTACCGCCACGAGAGCGCGCTTAAATCGTGGATCGGCCGCGTCGCCTACACCGTCGCCCTGCGCCACCTGGAGCGCAAGCGCATCGCCATTGTCGACAACGTGACGGGCGAGGACGGCGACCTCTCGCTGCTGGACTCCATCGGCGACGGCCGCGACCTTGAGGCCGACTGCGCCGACGAGGAGATGCACGGCCACCTGCTGGCCGCCATCGACACCCTGCCCCCGCTGCCACGCACCGTGCTCACGCTCTACCATCTGGACGAGCTGAGCATTCCCGAGATCGCCCAGGTCACCGGCCTGGCCGCCGGCACCATCAAGAGCCACCTGTTCCGCACGCGCCTGAAACTGCGCGAGACGCTGGAAACCCGGTTGGGAGTTCCGTCATGA
- a CDS encoding isocitrate lyase/PEP mutase family protein: MTSQNEKAQLFHSLHVSGQPLVLFNAWDAGSARAVAEAGAGAVATGSWSVAAANGFADGEQMPFSFALDNLRRIVAAVTHPVTIDLESGYGETPAHVAATVAAALEAGAIGCNLEDSFPADGSLRDPADQAERLAAARQAADTAGVPLFINARTDVFFQKPAEAHDMAMVEEALRRARLYADAGASGLFVPGVIADSLIARLADASPLPLNIMVMPGVPGRARLAELGVARISHGPGPYRGAMQWLTEAARAAMG; encoded by the coding sequence GTGACCTCACAGAACGAGAAGGCCCAGCTGTTTCATTCCCTGCACGTGAGCGGCCAGCCGCTGGTGCTGTTCAACGCCTGGGATGCCGGCAGCGCGCGAGCCGTCGCCGAGGCCGGCGCCGGCGCGGTGGCCACCGGCAGCTGGTCGGTGGCCGCCGCCAACGGTTTCGCCGACGGCGAGCAGATGCCGTTTTCCTTCGCCCTGGACAACCTGCGCCGGATCGTCGCCGCGGTCACCCACCCTGTCACCATCGACCTGGAAAGCGGCTATGGCGAGACGCCTGCACACGTTGCCGCCACCGTGGCCGCCGCGCTCGAAGCGGGCGCCATCGGTTGCAACCTGGAAGACAGCTTTCCGGCCGATGGCAGCCTGCGCGACCCGGCCGACCAGGCCGAGCGCCTCGCTGCCGCGCGCCAGGCGGCGGACACGGCCGGCGTGCCGCTGTTCATCAATGCGCGCACCGACGTGTTTTTCCAGAAGCCGGCCGAAGCGCACGACATGGCCATGGTGGAAGAGGCCCTGCGGCGCGCCCGCCTTTATGCGGACGCCGGAGCCAGCGGCCTGTTCGTGCCCGGCGTGATCGCCGATTCGCTGATCGCGCGCCTGGCCGACGCCTCGCCGCTGCCGCTCAACATCATGGTGATGCCCGGCGTGCCCGGCCGCGCGCGCCTGGCCGAGCTCGGCGTGGCCCGCATCAGCCACGGCCCCGGCCCCTATCGCGGTGCCATGCAGTGGTTGACCGAGGCGGCCCGGGCCGCGATGGGCTGA
- a CDS encoding helix-turn-helix transcriptional regulator, producing MSAEHPDFQVHTLLSTPMVELRDVVCAGSCRHKSAVERASRTHLVFPYRGTYVRHVDADDAVADASQVLFFNAGEDYRISHPNPGGDASLSMTLDEVLLREIAPAELLAPGEPLRFRQTRLRIDPRAQVLVALLRHSLREGVAEPLEGESLALTLAHRALAPRTTHAAGASQARQRLVDRAKLVLVRDLARRWTLAEVAAEVGVSAVYLTQSFHQVEGVPLYRYQLRLRLARALDLLRDYEDLAALGMELGFSSHSHFTAAFQKMYGRTPSEFRQIALRR from the coding sequence ATGTCCGCGGAGCATCCCGATTTTCAGGTCCACACGCTGCTCAGCACGCCGATGGTCGAGCTGCGCGACGTGGTCTGCGCGGGCAGCTGCCGGCACAAGAGTGCGGTCGAGCGCGCCAGCCGCACGCATCTGGTGTTTCCCTACCGCGGCACCTACGTGCGCCATGTCGACGCTGACGATGCGGTGGCGGACGCCAGCCAGGTGCTGTTCTTCAACGCCGGCGAGGACTACCGGATCAGCCATCCGAACCCGGGCGGCGATGCCAGCCTGTCGATGACGCTGGACGAGGTGCTGCTGCGCGAGATCGCCCCGGCCGAGCTGCTGGCACCGGGCGAGCCGCTGCGCTTTCGCCAGACGCGCTTGCGCATCGACCCGCGCGCGCAGGTGCTGGTGGCCCTGCTGCGTCACTCGTTGCGCGAGGGCGTGGCCGAGCCGCTGGAAGGCGAGAGCCTGGCGTTGACGCTCGCGCACCGCGCGCTGGCGCCGCGCACCACGCATGCGGCCGGCGCCAGCCAGGCGCGCCAGCGGTTGGTGGATCGCGCCAAGCTGGTGCTGGTGCGCGACCTGGCGCGCCGCTGGACGCTGGCCGAGGTGGCGGCGGAAGTCGGCGTGTCGGCGGTCTACCTCACCCAGAGCTTCCACCAGGTGGAGGGCGTGCCGCTGTACCGCTACCAGCTGCGGCTGCGGCTGGCGCGCGCCCTGGACCTGCTGCGCGACTACGAGGATCTGGCTGCGCTGGGCATGGAGCTGGGCTTCTCCAGCCACAGCCACTTCACCGCGGCGTTCCAGAAGATGTACGGACGCACGCCCAGTGAGTTCCGGCAGATCGCGCTGCGGCGCTGA
- a CDS encoding esterase-like activity of phytase family protein has protein sequence MIRYTRVALFAALGLAMTGPAFAGVDLIAAGQLDGHGGDLAYRTSGPLENNVPGNVLGGLGSGLAYAGCNTFLALPDRGPNAVAYDALSDDTTSYIDRFQTLRMTLEPSAPGAALPFTLSPRLRDTTLLADRLPLYYGDGAAVNLPKGRPALNRPFRHYFTGRSDNAAPGQPSSSPFNARLDPEGIRVSADGESVYVSDEYGPYLYRFDRRSGVRTRAYRLPAMLGVAHAAPTGDAEIDGNTSGRLANKGMEGLAISPDGRTLTGIMQSPLLQDGGKKAGTTRIVQLDLATGRTRQYAYPLTNVGSASKPKYTIVSEIVAINDHAFLVDERDGKGLGDGSSASFKHLMRIDLSHAQDVSELSGADALAAAAVSKQDFLDLVAVLGAHGFSPEAIPAKIEGVAFGPDVMRHGHRVHTLFVANDNDFLPTVTDDVYPQGVDNPNRFFVFGFDDADLPGYQPQRFTRAHGRGHGFGHDDERCHGE, from the coding sequence ATGATCCGATACACGCGTGTTGCCCTGTTTGCGGCCCTTGGGTTGGCGATGACTGGTCCGGCGTTTGCCGGGGTGGACCTGATTGCCGCGGGCCAGCTCGACGGTCATGGCGGTGACCTGGCGTATCGCACGTCCGGGCCGCTGGAGAACAACGTGCCGGGCAACGTGCTCGGTGGTCTGGGTTCGGGCCTGGCCTATGCCGGCTGCAACACCTTTCTCGCGCTGCCTGATCGTGGCCCCAACGCGGTGGCCTACGACGCGCTGTCGGACGACACCACCTCGTACATCGACCGCTTCCAGACGCTGCGCATGACGCTGGAGCCGAGCGCGCCGGGTGCGGCGCTGCCGTTCACGCTGTCGCCGCGGCTGCGCGATACCACGCTGCTGGCCGACCGGCTTCCGCTGTACTACGGCGACGGCGCCGCGGTGAACCTGCCCAAGGGCCGGCCCGCGTTGAACCGGCCGTTCCGCCATTACTTCACCGGCCGCTCGGACAACGCCGCGCCGGGCCAGCCGTCCAGTTCGCCGTTCAACGCGCGGCTGGACCCGGAAGGCATCCGGGTGAGCGCCGACGGCGAGTCGGTGTACGTGTCCGACGAGTACGGCCCCTACCTCTACCGCTTCGACCGCCGCAGCGGCGTGCGCACCAGGGCCTACCGCCTGCCCGCGATGCTGGGCGTGGCGCATGCCGCACCCACCGGCGATGCGGAGATCGACGGCAACACCAGCGGCCGCCTGGCGAACAAGGGCATGGAAGGCCTGGCGATTTCGCCGGACGGCCGCACGCTCACCGGCATCATGCAGAGCCCGCTGCTGCAGGACGGAGGCAAAAAGGCCGGCACCACGCGCATCGTGCAGCTGGACCTGGCGACCGGGCGCACGCGTCAGTACGCCTACCCGCTGACCAACGTGGGCAGTGCGAGCAAGCCCAAGTACACCATCGTGAGCGAGATCGTGGCGATCAACGACCACGCGTTCCTGGTGGACGAGCGCGACGGCAAGGGCCTGGGCGACGGCAGCAGCGCCAGCTTCAAGCACCTCATGCGCATCGACCTCAGCCACGCGCAGGACGTCAGCGAGCTCAGCGGTGCGGACGCGCTGGCCGCGGCGGCGGTGAGCAAGCAGGACTTCCTCGACCTGGTGGCGGTGCTCGGCGCCCATGGGTTCTCGCCCGAGGCGATCCCGGCCAAGATCGAGGGCGTGGCGTTCGGCCCCGACGTGATGCGCCACGGTCACCGCGTGCACACGTTGTTTGTCGCCAACGACAACGACTTTCTCCCCACAGTGACCGACGACGTCTACCCGCAGGGCGTGGACAACCCCAACCGCTTCTTCGTGTTCGGTTTCGACGACGCGGACCTGCCGGGCTACCAGCCGCAGCGCTTCACCCGCGCGCACGGTAGGGGCCACGGCTTCGGCCACGACGACGAGCGCTGCCACGGGGAGTAA